One region of Flavobacterium sp. GSB-24 genomic DNA includes:
- a CDS encoding PrgI family protein, with the protein MENLNFIDPLLHGITPQNKSINLSVKQMVCAGVGALLASAVLKKTGHPKASAVVGSIALPILVSACYKKYSEVTKEKIDAKTSSGIEYNH; encoded by the coding sequence ATGGAGAATTTAAATTTCATAGATCCATTATTACACGGAATTACCCCACAGAATAAATCAATTAATCTTTCGGTTAAACAAATGGTATGCGCAGGAGTTGGTGCTCTTTTGGCTTCTGCAGTTTTGAAAAAAACAGGACATCCAAAAGCTAGTGCTGTTGTTGGAAGTATTGCACTGCCAATTTTAGTTTCGGCTTGTTATAAAAAGTATAGTGAAGTTACTAAAGAAAAAATCGATGCTAAAACAAGCAGTGGTATCGAATACAATCATTAA
- a CDS encoding STAS/SEC14 domain-containing protein: protein MIHQIDTTDNIVAFRALAEVTKEDFLTAVVPAVEHLVKQTNEINFLLVLDTDIKNFTAGAWLEDALLGLKHLGKWNRAAIITDTEEIISFTNGFSYIVPGEFKGFKKVDFNKALNWVEGNIEVK, encoded by the coding sequence ATGATACATCAAATTGACACTACCGATAACATTGTTGCATTTAGAGCATTAGCAGAAGTAACCAAAGAAGATTTTTTGACAGCAGTAGTTCCTGCGGTTGAACATTTAGTGAAACAAACCAACGAAATTAATTTTTTATTGGTCCTCGATACAGATATTAAAAACTTTACTGCTGGAGCGTGGCTGGAAGACGCACTTTTAGGATTAAAACATCTAGGAAAATGGAATAGAGCAGCAATCATTACAGATACTGAAGAAATTATTTCGTTCACAAACGGATTTAGTTATATTGTTCCAGGAGAATTTAAAGGTTTTAAAAAAGTAGATTTTAATAAAGCCTTAAATTGGGTTGAAGGAAATATCGAGGTAAAATAA
- a CDS encoding RagB/SusD family nutrient uptake outer membrane protein, with product MKTNTIFNIKTLALFSFIWLFASCTNLDEVVLDEVLGEDASNPAGALAAAYDRLGDGTFVDHGGIFSLQEYTTDEAILPTRGSDWGDGGKWRDMHEFTWKSDNAIVVDNWNKLTNGITRSLTAIQSIEESSISEKKLFLAEAKGLLAYYLYTTLDLYGQAPYRDPMNPNAPLQILKADTQIDILIADVEALIPDLASMGEQRTHHGRFTKEAAYGLLSTMYLNRAVFKDRYNTASNFNFNEAAATGTGTDMDRVIYYTSLLINSGKYSLESDYFKNFARDNENGKELIFAISQKIDYIRNGSNSFAYVCMERNQRTSAANRGTNAACTTPEFFATWDGNHDDPRFQQKYQYGDGTWFMNDGTDVSVPATDIVPKSANLTWFHFNRGIQYGPQYGPILLASGSLEMTGNRIKVSPLYMEKSTTTRMDFTPSLTFKNPAQSVFAQNEINQGARIFKYEFDPEGGNGNSNVDIPLFRLGGIYIMRAEAYFRKGSTGLAMDDLNKLRTSRKRESLYGGVTGKPLTSIDQTILYKEIGFELYWELQRRPQMIRFGKFDLAGTAKPASEPFRRIFPIPQSTIDVTKEFKQNQGYN from the coding sequence ATGAAGACAAATACTATTTTTAATATTAAAACATTAGCATTATTTTCTTTTATCTGGCTTTTTGCAAGCTGTACAAATCTTGACGAAGTGGTTCTAGATGAGGTTTTAGGAGAAGATGCTTCAAACCCTGCAGGGGCGCTTGCTGCTGCATACGACCGATTGGGAGACGGAACTTTTGTAGATCACGGTGGAATTTTTTCGCTGCAAGAATACACTACAGACGAGGCAATTTTGCCAACTAGAGGAAGTGACTGGGGAGATGGCGGAAAATGGAGAGACATGCACGAATTTACATGGAAGTCTGATAATGCAATCGTGGTTGATAACTGGAACAAACTTACTAATGGAATTACTCGTTCTTTAACAGCAATTCAGTCAATTGAAGAAAGTTCAATTTCAGAGAAAAAATTGTTTTTAGCAGAAGCTAAAGGACTTTTAGCGTATTATTTATATACAACATTAGATTTGTACGGACAAGCGCCATACAGAGATCCAATGAATCCGAATGCGCCTTTACAGATTTTAAAAGCTGATACACAAATCGATATTTTAATTGCCGATGTTGAGGCTTTAATTCCAGATTTGGCAAGTATGGGAGAGCAGCGAACACATCACGGAAGATTTACAAAAGAAGCTGCTTATGGTTTGTTAAGTACAATGTATTTGAATCGTGCTGTTTTTAAAGATCGTTACAATACAGCTTCAAATTTTAATTTTAATGAAGCTGCAGCAACTGGTACAGGAACAGATATGGATCGTGTAATTTACTATACTTCATTATTGATCAATTCTGGAAAATACAGTTTAGAAAGCGATTATTTCAAAAACTTTGCAAGAGATAATGAAAATGGGAAAGAGCTTATTTTTGCGATTTCTCAAAAAATAGATTACATCCGTAACGGTTCAAACAGTTTTGCTTATGTATGTATGGAACGTAACCAAAGAACTTCTGCAGCAAACAGAGGAACAAATGCGGCTTGCACAACTCCAGAGTTTTTTGCAACATGGGATGGAAACCACGATGATCCGAGATTTCAGCAAAAATACCAATATGGAGATGGTACATGGTTTATGAACGATGGTACAGATGTAAGCGTACCAGCAACTGATATCGTACCAAAAAGTGCTAATTTAACATGGTTCCACTTTAACAGAGGTATTCAATACGGACCACAATACGGACCAATATTGCTAGCTTCAGGATCGTTGGAAATGACAGGAAACCGTATCAAAGTTTCTCCATTATATATGGAAAAAAGTACCACAACAAGAATGGATTTTACACCTTCTTTGACTTTTAAAAATCCTGCACAATCTGTTTTTGCTCAAAACGAAATCAATCAAGGAGCTCGTATTTTCAAATACGAATTTGATCCTGAAGGAGGAAACGGAAATAGTAATGTTGATATTCCATTATTCCGTTTAGGCGGAATCTACATTATGAGAGCCGAAGCTTATTTTAGAAAAGGAAGCACAGGATTGGCAATGGATGATCTTAATAAATTGCGTACAAGTAGAAAAAGAGAATCTTTATACGGAGGTGTAACTGGAAAACCATTAACATCAATAGATCAAACTATTTTATATAAAGAAATTGGATTTGAATTGTACTGGGAATTGCAAAGAAGACCACAAATGATCCGTTTTGGAAAATTTGATTTAGCGGGAACTGCAAAACCTGCTTCAGAACCATTTAGAAGAATATTTCCAATTCCGCAGTCTACAATAGATGTGACTAAAGAATTCAAACAAAACCAAGGATACAATTAA
- a CDS encoding TonB-dependent receptor, which yields MYFKPSYLNLKSFVFLVLALLAFQSGYSRTNLLEKPNVKNKIEKATLVSIFSKLTQQTDYKFSYGQAVIADNTAYAVNYSGESITEILNDLSQKANFNYNINGKLVLIQKKTAPKTVNTKAVDRIKVKGKIVDENKVPIPGATVIETSTSNSTVTDFDGVFELSVGEGKTIDVSYVGYKTKTVTAQTGFMTIQLEPTTAELNEVLIVGYGKQSKKDVTGAVTQLEASNFKQGVSISPDNLIQGKVAGVRVVSTSGEPGAGVNVTIRGVGSIRSGSTPLFVVDGIPLSNDDVSPSGTNVGFGSSQAKNPLNFLNNSDIESITVLKDASASAIYGARGSNGVVLVTTKKGAKGDGTLTFDSSLGISTVANKLDVLSADEYRNAIKDKAFDHGGNTDWQDVIFRQAVTKSNSLAFSKQTESGNYYASVSQLDQEGIIRNSDFKRLTGRINAAESFLDKKRLKLKFNLTASETKDDGVPTSDDGGSNGQLLVHTLMANPTRSVFDANGNYTNFNMNAHYNPAYLLSIYTDQTRTLRVLGNFETSLRIIDGLEYKLNLGIDRSMSERNTTIFPNLTDLNPKGKYVQNNLDSKNSLVEHYLTYNLNLDKHKIEALGGFSYQKFERSGTAFSIDGISNQGEGVPPSINPGFKGTQSGTTGYAQENELQSYFGRLNYSFDNRYLLTASMRGDGSTRFGKNNKYGYFPSFALGWNIANESFFKDSTSLNNLKLRASWGQTGNQEVENKITQASYSLSGADGYYLYDDLNLVNGVSVNRTPNPDLKWEVVTQYNLGLDFNLWNDKFYGTLDYFNKTTTDAILNVPSQALSPTTTIWTNIDGKIINKGFEIMLGSKIVNTKDFTWNVDMNGATLNNKIQDLPVSEILTGTISGPGQSGVNANIYKSGYAAGSFYLLEHTGFDDNGANIFKDQNGDGKIDNSDRIIIEGALPTFYYGLNSDMRYKNFTFSFSIIGQTGGYLLNNTGLNALNINNLASDRNVATGYYESGANPTNSPILSTLFLEKSDFIRLNTARIGYNFDLKGLNWINGLTLYVTGQNLITITNYTGYDPLINSPKSNGGNQSIGIDYASYPTSRTFSFGATLKL from the coding sequence ATGTATTTTAAACCTTCTTATTTAAATCTAAAGAGTTTTGTCTTTTTAGTTCTGGCTTTACTGGCTTTTCAAAGCGGTTATAGTAGAACAAATTTATTAGAAAAGCCAAATGTAAAAAATAAAATAGAAAAAGCGACTCTTGTTTCTATTTTTTCAAAATTAACGCAGCAGACTGATTATAAATTCAGTTACGGGCAAGCTGTAATAGCAGATAATACTGCGTATGCGGTAAATTACAGCGGAGAATCTATTACAGAAATTTTGAATGATCTTTCTCAAAAAGCCAATTTTAATTACAACATTAACGGAAAATTAGTTTTAATACAGAAAAAAACTGCGCCAAAAACGGTAAATACAAAAGCGGTTGATAGAATTAAAGTTAAAGGAAAAATCGTAGACGAGAACAAAGTGCCAATTCCAGGTGCAACTGTAATTGAAACAAGTACTTCTAACTCTACTGTAACTGATTTTGACGGAGTATTTGAACTTTCTGTTGGAGAAGGAAAAACGATAGATGTGTCTTACGTTGGTTACAAAACCAAAACGGTTACAGCACAAACTGGTTTTATGACTATTCAGTTAGAACCAACTACTGCAGAATTAAATGAGGTTTTAATTGTAGGGTACGGTAAACAATCTAAAAAAGACGTTACTGGAGCAGTTACACAATTGGAAGCTTCAAACTTTAAGCAAGGTGTAAGCATTTCGCCAGATAATTTAATTCAAGGAAAAGTTGCCGGTGTTCGTGTGGTTAGTACAAGTGGTGAGCCAGGAGCTGGGGTAAATGTAACAATTAGAGGAGTTGGATCTATTAGAAGCGGAAGTACGCCTTTATTTGTTGTTGACGGAATTCCATTGTCTAATGATGATGTGAGCCCATCTGGAACGAATGTTGGTTTTGGTAGTTCTCAAGCTAAAAACCCTTTAAACTTTTTAAATAATAGCGATATCGAATCTATTACAGTTCTAAAAGATGCATCTGCATCTGCCATTTACGGAGCAAGAGGATCTAATGGAGTTGTTTTAGTAACGACTAAAAAAGGAGCAAAAGGTGATGGAACTTTAACTTTTGATTCGTCTTTAGGAATTTCTACTGTAGCCAACAAATTAGATGTTTTGAGTGCTGATGAATATAGAAATGCTATTAAAGACAAAGCTTTTGATCACGGAGGTAATACAGACTGGCAGGATGTTATTTTTAGACAAGCTGTTACAAAAAGTAATTCGCTGGCATTTTCTAAACAAACAGAGTCTGGAAATTACTATGCATCTGTATCGCAATTAGATCAAGAAGGTATTATTAGAAACAGCGATTTTAAACGTTTGACAGGAAGAATTAATGCTGCTGAGTCGTTTTTGGATAAAAAACGTTTAAAATTAAAATTTAATCTTACTGCCAGCGAAACTAAAGACGATGGCGTTCCTACAAGTGATGACGGAGGTTCTAATGGACAATTGCTGGTTCACACATTAATGGCAAATCCAACGAGATCAGTTTTTGATGCAAATGGTAATTATACCAATTTTAATATGAATGCTCACTACAATCCAGCGTATTTATTAAGTATTTATACCGATCAAACGCGTACTTTGAGAGTGTTAGGGAATTTTGAAACTTCTTTAAGAATCATTGACGGATTAGAATATAAATTAAACCTTGGTATCGACCGCTCGATGTCAGAGAGAAACACTACTATTTTTCCAAACTTAACAGACTTAAATCCAAAAGGAAAATATGTTCAGAATAATCTAGATTCTAAAAACTCTTTGGTTGAACATTATTTGACTTACAATCTAAATTTAGATAAACATAAAATTGAAGCTTTAGGTGGATTTTCATATCAAAAATTTGAAAGATCTGGAACAGCTTTCAGTATTGACGGAATTTCGAATCAAGGTGAAGGTGTACCTCCTTCAATTAATCCTGGCTTTAAAGGCACACAATCTGGAACGACTGGTTATGCTCAGGAAAACGAATTACAGTCTTATTTTGGAAGATTAAACTATAGTTTCGACAACAGATATCTTTTAACAGCTTCTATGAGAGGAGACGGATCTACTCGTTTTGGTAAAAATAATAAATACGGTTATTTTCCATCTTTTGCCTTAGGCTGGAATATTGCTAATGAAAGTTTCTTCAAAGATTCGACATCATTAAACAATTTAAAACTAAGAGCAAGCTGGGGACAAACAGGAAATCAAGAAGTTGAAAATAAAATTACACAGGCGAGTTATTCTTTATCTGGAGCTGACGGATATTATTTATACGATGACTTGAATTTAGTTAATGGAGTTTCAGTTAACAGAACACCAAATCCTGATTTAAAATGGGAAGTTGTAACGCAATATAACTTAGGTTTAGATTTCAATTTATGGAATGATAAATTTTACGGAACATTAGATTATTTCAACAAAACCACTACAGATGCAATTTTGAATGTTCCTTCACAAGCTTTAAGCCCAACAACTACAATCTGGACTAATATTGACGGTAAAATCATTAATAAAGGTTTTGAAATTATGTTAGGTTCTAAGATAGTAAATACTAAAGATTTTACTTGGAATGTTGACATGAATGGTGCGACGTTGAATAATAAAATTCAAGATCTGCCAGTTTCAGAAATCTTAACAGGTACAATTTCAGGACCTGGACAATCTGGTGTAAATGCAAATATCTATAAAAGCGGTTACGCAGCAGGATCTTTCTACTTGTTAGAACATACTGGTTTTGATGATAATGGAGCTAATATTTTTAAAGATCAAAACGGAGACGGTAAAATTGATAACAGTGACAGAATTATTATTGAAGGTGCGCTTCCAACTTTCTATTACGGATTAAACAGTGATATGAGATATAAAAACTTTACATTCTCATTCTCTATCATCGGACAAACTGGAGGTTATTTATTAAATAATACAGGTTTGAATGCTTTAAATATAAACAACTTAGCATCAGATCGTAACGTAGCAACAGGGTATTACGAGTCAGGCGCGAACCCTACAAACTCACCAATTTTGTCAACGCTTTTCTTAGAAAAGTCTGATTTCATTAGATTGAATACCGCTCGTATTGGATACAATTTTGACTTAAAAGGATTGAACTGGATCAACGGCTTAACACTATATGTAACAGGTCAAAACTTAATTACGATTACAAATTATACAGGTTACGATCCGTTAATCAACAGCCCAAAATCAAACGGAGGAAACCAATCTATTGGTATCGATTACGCAAGTTATCCAACTTCAAGAACATTCAGTTTTGGAGCAACTTTAAAACTATAA
- a CDS encoding FecR family protein gives MIKRIKHSLEYLLDKSSRSKTSAAEENLLNDFAFNEYQNSKWDNGLMGNPEDASQNIYDGIQLRIGKTKTFNPYLKYIAAASILFLVGLGFLFRPNVLDQKQITFKTSSIPQSIQLSDGSKIYLAANSSFQYPEKFEGDQRTVSLLKGNAFFEIAKDKQHPFVIYSGEIKTRVVGTSFHIQLSKLNCKVIVVTGKVNVSGKGQSVDLVPNEEALFESEKLIKHSADKAFLVNWYNEDVTLDQTTLKQVITILQYKYGVSFQYNNEHVLATPLTVFIKKDATLENVLEQINYITNLKFKVYGEIVKVD, from the coding sequence ATGATAAAAAGAATCAAACATAGTTTAGAATACCTGCTTGATAAAAGTTCAAGAAGTAAAACTTCAGCAGCTGAAGAAAATCTGCTAAATGATTTTGCTTTTAACGAATATCAAAATTCAAAATGGGATAATGGTTTAATGGGAAATCCAGAAGACGCTTCTCAAAATATTTATGACGGAATTCAACTTAGAATAGGAAAGACGAAAACCTTCAATCCTTATTTAAAATATATAGCTGCTGCCAGCATTCTTTTTCTAGTTGGTTTAGGATTTTTATTTAGACCAAATGTTTTAGACCAAAAACAAATCACATTTAAAACGTCATCGATTCCCCAGTCTATCCAATTAAGTGACGGTTCGAAAATTTATCTGGCAGCAAACTCATCATTTCAGTATCCTGAAAAATTTGAAGGCGACCAAAGAACGGTTTCTTTATTAAAAGGAAATGCCTTTTTTGAAATTGCTAAAGACAAACAGCATCCTTTTGTTATTTATTCTGGTGAAATAAAAACCAGAGTTGTCGGGACTTCATTCCATATTCAATTATCGAAATTGAATTGTAAGGTTATTGTCGTGACCGGAAAAGTAAATGTTTCTGGAAAAGGGCAAAGTGTCGATTTGGTTCCGAATGAAGAAGCTTTATTTGAATCGGAAAAACTAATCAAACATTCAGCAGATAAAGCTTTCTTGGTCAATTGGTATAATGAAGATGTAACACTCGACCAAACTACGCTAAAACAGGTTATTACAATTTTACAATATAAATACGGAGTTTCATTTCAGTACAATAATGAACACGTATTAGCAACGCCGTTAACGGTATTCATCAAGAAGGACGCAACATTAGAGAATGTTTTGGAACAAATAAATTATATCACAAACCTAAAATTCAAAGTTTATGGCGAAATAGTAAAAGTGGATTAA
- a CDS encoding RNA polymerase sigma-70 factor yields MNNPEIFEKTYNEYWKKLNAFSYTMTQDKDLAQNIVQDVFVDLWERKEELNINAIEPFLFRAVKNQVFKHYQNNRFDKTILEEKFEDYIIDNFSSIDPEVMDLLYSLLDKLPEKRKEVLLMYKFQDMTIDQIAEELGISKQTVKNQISSAVKQLREGLKDLAWLAPFIIFNQKF; encoded by the coding sequence ATGAATAATCCTGAAATTTTTGAAAAAACGTATAACGAATACTGGAAAAAACTCAATGCGTTTTCCTATACGATGACTCAGGACAAAGACTTGGCACAGAACATTGTTCAAGATGTTTTTGTCGATTTATGGGAGCGCAAAGAAGAGCTTAATATTAATGCAATCGAACCTTTTTTATTTCGTGCCGTAAAGAATCAGGTTTTTAAGCATTACCAAAACAATCGCTTTGACAAGACTATTTTAGAAGAAAAATTTGAAGACTACATTATTGACAATTTTTCGTCTATCGATCCAGAAGTTATGGATCTGCTTTATTCTTTATTAGATAAACTTCCTGAGAAAAGAAAAGAAGTTTTATTAATGTATAAATTTCAGGATATGACAATCGATCAGATTGCAGAGGAACTTGGAATTTCTAAACAAACGGTAAAAAACCAAATTTCATCTGCTGTAAAACAACTTCGCGAAGGCTTGAAAGATCTAGCTTGGCTGGCTCCATTTATTATTTTTAATCAAAAATTTTAA